CCTGTCGGCCGAGATCATCGCCGACCCGCGCCTGCGCAAGCTGAGCTTCACCGGCTCGACCCCCGTGGGTCGCCAGCTGATGAAGCAGGCCGCCGACGGCATCCTGCGCACCTCGATGGAGCTCGGCGGCAATGCCCCCTTCGTCGTATTCGAGGATGCTGACCTCGACAAGGCGGTCGACGGCGCTCTGCTCGCGAAGTTCCGCAACATCGGCCAGGCCTGCACGGCGGCGAACCGCTTCCTCGTGCACTCGAGCGTCGCCGACGAGTTCGCGCGTCGCGTGACCGAGCGCGTCGCCGCCATGCGGATGGGTCGCGGCACCGAGGACGGCGTGCAGATCGGCCCGCTGGTCGACGACAACGCGGTGGCGGGCTCGCACGAGCTGGTCGCCGACGCGGCCGGCAAGGGAGCGACGATCACGGTCGGCGGCGCGATTCCGGAGGGCCCCGGCTCGTACTACCCGGCGACCGTCCTCACCGACGTCACCCCGGATGCCCGCCTGCTGAAGGAGGAGATCTTCGGCCCGGTTCTCGCGATCGTTCCGTTCGACTCGGAGGAGGAGGCCGTGCGCCTCGCCAACGACACCGAATACGGCCTGGTGTCGTACGTCTACACGCAGGATCTCGGTCGCGGCATGCGCATGATCGAGAAGCTGCAGACGGGCATGATGGGCCTGAACGCCGGCGTCATCTCGAACGCGGCCGCCCCCTTCGGCGGCGTCAAGCAGTCAGGCATCGGGCGTGAGGGTTCGTTCGAGGGCATCGAGGAGTACCTGACCACGAAGTACACCTTCGTGCCGCGCGCGTAGCGCGCCGATTCAAGTTTCCGTCGCCGGGCGCTGTGGTGGCCGCCCGGCGACGGATTTCTCTTGCGTGGCCGCGCGCCGCGCGCGGCCCGCGACCCGGCATCTCGACCTCGGCTGGGCCGCGCTCGGCCGTTCTCACCCTCAACCCCGCGCGTTTGATGCGACACCTCGCGTTCGAACCCGCAGTGTTGCACCGAAGCGACCGTTTGGCGGGGGCTCGCGCGTGAATAGCTGCGCGTCGTTTCTGCTTGACGCGGCCCCGTGCATCCAGCACTCTGTACCCAAGTCGTTTTGATCCGAACGACCTTTCCACTCAATGAGGAGTACGGGAATACCCATGTCCGATCAACCCACCCCCATCTCGTCCCCGTCCCGGGGCGCCCACGTTGCTGACGGCACAAGCAGCACCTCCGGCGGCCACGCCCTGAAGCGCGGCCGCATCGGCGTCATCGGAATCGTCTTCTTCGTCGTCGCGGCCTCCGCGCCGCTCATCGGCATGACCGGCGCCGTGCCGGTCGCCATGGTGCTCGGCAACGGCGCCGCCGTCCCCGGCGCCTACCTCGCCGTCGGCCTGACCCTGCTGCTGTTCACGGTCGGCTACGCCGCCATGAGCCGTACCATGACCAACACGGGCGCCTTCTTCGCCTACGTCGGCAAGGGGCTCGGCGTCAACGCGGGCGTCGCCAGCGCGTTCACCGCCGTCGTCGCGTACGTCACCATCCAGCTCGCCATCTACGGTTTCTTCGGCGCCGTCATGGGCGGCACGATGGCCGAGCTCGGCATCGAGTTGCCCTGGTACGTGTGGTCGCTGATCGGCTGGGTTCTCGTCACCGGCCTGTCGCTGCTCAGCGTCGATATCGGTGCCAAGGTGCTGGGGGTGCTCCTGACGCTCGAGATCCTCGTGCTGCTGATCGTCGGTATCGCCTCTCTCGGCAGCGGCGGCCCCGAGGGCATCGACATCGCCGCCTCCTTCAGCCCCGTCGCCGTGCTCGCGGGCGGCTTCGCCGGAACCGCCGGGATCGCGCTGGCCTTCGCCTTCGCGAGCTTCATCGGATTCGAGGCCACCGCCATCTACGGCGAGGAGTCGAAAGACCCGAAGCGCACCGTGCCGGTGGCGACCTATGTTGCCATCGCCGTCATCAGTGTCCTATTCGCGATCGTGTCGTTCGGCGTGGTCACGGGCCTCGGCGCGAGCGGTGTCGTCGACGAGGTGCTTGAGCGCTCGAACGGCCTCGAGGCTCCCGAGGGCGTGCTGTTCAGCCTCGCCGAGCAGTACGTCGGCGGCTGGCTGATCCTGCCAATGGCAGTTCTCGTCATCACGAGCCTCTTCGCCGGCCTCCTCGCCTTCCAGAACGCCGCCGCGCGGTACTTCTTCGCGATGGGGCGCGGTGGCGTGCTGCCGAAGCGCCTCGCGGCGACCAACGGCCAGGGAGCCCCCGTCGGCGGCGTCATCGTCGTCTCGGCGCTCGCGGCGCTCGTCATGGTCATCTTCGCGGCGACGGGCCTCGACCCCGTGCTCAACCTGTTCTTCTGGATGAGCTCGATCACGGTGATCGCGATCGTCACGGTCGAGATCCTCGTGAGCATCGCGGTCATCCGGCACTTCGTGAAGCGGGGCGACGGCGGCCTGTGGTCGACGAAGATTGCCCCCGCCCTCAGTGCCGTCGTGCTCGCGCTCGGTCTGTACCTGCTGATGTCGCGTTTCAACCTGCTCGCCGGTACGGCCCCGGCCGACGTCGACCCGTCCCTGCCCGAGAGCGCGTGGCTGCTCAACCCGCTCGGCTGGTTCCTCGTGCTGGTGCCGTTCATCGCGCTCGTGGTCGGTTTCGGCGTCTCGGCGGCCCGCCCGAAGAACGAGCAGCTCGTGAAGGACTTCGCGAGCTAACCTGCCCCTGTTCCCGATTCGACGAGGAGCCCGTCATGGCCAACGACACCTTCGATCTCGACGTCACCGCCGAGCATCCGATCGACGATGAGGCGTTCGCGGCGATCGACCGCGACCGTCTGGTCACCGAGATCGCCGCGCTGCCGAGCGATTTGCGTGCGGGCATGACGGGCATCCTCGTCGACGGGCGCACCTACTCCGACGTGTCGCAGGAGCTCGGCATCCGCCAGCCTGAGCTCGTGCGCATCATCCAGCGGGGCAAGGCGATCATCCTGCGCCGCACCGCGCAGGCCGGCTAGCGATGGCGGCGCTGATCGGCCTCAGCTCGTACATGGAGCAGGCCGCCATGGGGCTGTGGGACCGTCCCGCGGCCGTTCTGCCGCGCGTCTACTCCGATTGCGTCGTCGGCACGGGGGCGGCGTTCGTTGCGCTGCCGCCGCAGCCCCCGACGCCGGATGCTGTCTCTCGTGTCCTCGACGCCATCGACGGCCTCATCGTCACCGGCGGAAAAGACGTGGATGCTCGCCTCTACGGCCAGGAACCGCATCCGGAGAACGACGTCCCGCGGCCCGACCGCGACCAGTGGGAGATCGCGCTCGTGCGCGGCGCGATCGAGCGCGATCTGCCGTTCCTCGGCATCTGCCGCGGACTGCAGATCCTGAACGTGGCGCTCGGCGGCACGCTCATTCAGCACCTGCCCGACGTGATCGGCTCGAACCGCTACAGCTACGGGAATGCCGTGTTTGCGGACAACCCGGCGATCACCGAGCCGGGGTCGCGTCTTGCGTCCATCGTGGGGGAGCGCCTCACGGTGAAGAGCTACCACCACCAGGCGATCGACCGCGTGGCCGACGGCCTCACGGTCAGTGCCCGCGGTGACGACGGCGTCATTCAGGGCGTCGACATCGACGGCATGACCTTCGGGGTGGCCGTGCAGTGGCACCCGGAGGAGTCGCCCGACGACCTGCGGCTATTCGCGGCCCTCGTCGACGCTGCCGACGCCTGACTCGCGCACGGAGCGCTCGGCGAGCCCGCCGTCGGCGAGGTCGATGGCCTCGGTGAGGCTGCCGCTGCGGCGTTCCGGGTCGACGCTCTCGGCGAGCGGGTGCATCACGTCGCCGCCGACCCGGTCGAGCAGGGCGTGCAGCATCTCGACGGCGTCGTCGACGATCTCCGTTGAGCGCTGGTCGGTGCCGTGCAGTAGCCAGCGAGCCACCTCCAACTCGGCGGCGAATGCCGCGCGCTTGCCCACCTGACGGTCGTTGACGCCGCGGGCGTGCGTGTAGGCGTCGAGGGCGGCCTCGGGAACGGCCGGGTCGGCCGAGCCGAGGATCCAGAACAGGTCGCGCGCGGGGTCGCCGACCTGCAGGCGTGACCATCCGAGCATCCCGGTGACGGTCTCGCCGACGGCGAGCAGCGACCCGGCCGACAGCGAGCCGTTGATAACAGTCGGGGTGAACTGCCACAGCGCCTGGTCTTCCGTCGCCGCCTCCCAGCGGGTGAGCAGGGAGGCCGGTACGAGTCCGGTCGCGGCGGCGCGGTCGAGGGTGGCGACCGCTTCACGCACGACGTCGACGGGGCGCCACTGCGGCAGTCCCACATCGCCGACGACGCTGGTGGGCAGCGCGTGCACGGCGGCGACGGCCCGCCCGATCGAGGCGGCTTGGCCGGGCGTGATCCGCTGCAACTGCAGGGGAGCGCCGTCGAGATAGTCGGTGACGATCGCGCGGGTGCCGTCGACGATCGTGGTGCCGAGGATGCGGTGCACGGCGAACGGTAGCCGGTTGCGCACCCCGTCGCTCAGGGCGCGCAGGGCGACCAACTCGGCCGACTGCTGCTGCTCGCCGGCCGGTGTGCGCGGGAGCCGCATGATGAGCGTGCGCCCGTCGCGCGCCGACAGCACGGCGATGTCGGCGTCCCCGCCGGCAGTGCCGAGGCGCTCGGCTTTCACGACGTCGAGGCCGGGCACGGCCGCCGTGGCGAGCGCGGCGAGAGTGAGCGGTGTCCTGGCCATGCCCACCAGGGTAGGTGCGGAGGCGCCCGAGCGCGTCGTTCGCCACACGTTCTCTCGGGTCAGCGGGCGTAGGGTTATCGTCGCTCGTCGTCACGTCCACCCTGGAGGCCTAGTGCTTCGCTCGCTCACCGGTCGGCTGCCGCTGTCGCGCTACCGCATCGATCGTGACAACGCGACGCGCGAGCGACCGCACGTATTCGATGAACTGTGGGCGGATGCTCGCACGCGCGTCCTTGCGCTGTGGCGCGGAGAGGTGCTGCTGACCCCCGCACAGGAGCCCGCCCTCGAGTTCCTCACGCCCGACCGGGTGCCTTCCGACGCTCTGCGCATCTATCTCGGCCGCACGGTCGACGACGACCCGGACGGCGGGATCCCTGCCGGGTCGCCCATTGTGGCGGTGGTTGTCGACGACGCCACGGGGCCGACGCTTGCCTCCGACATGGTGCGCTGGGGCAACCCCCGCACCTTCGGGCACCAGCTCTGCGACCGCGATGCGGGGCTCGCCATCGAGGCTCTGGGCATCGCCAATTGGCACGCATCGCACCAGTTCTCGCCGCGCACGGGAAACCCGACGGAACCGGGTCGAGCCGGTTGGGTGCGCATTGATGTCGGGACGGGTCGCGAGATCTTTCCCCGCACCGACGCCGCCATCATCGTGGGGGTCACCGACGAGCGTGACCGCCTCGTCCTTGGCTCAAACGCGCAGTGGGAGTCGAATCGGTTCTCGCTGCTCGCCGGGTTTGTCGAACCGGGGGAGTCGCTCGAGGCCGCGGTCGTGCGGGAAGTCTTTGAAGAGTCGGGTTTGCGCGTCGTCGACCCGCAGTACGTCGGCTCGCAGCCGTGGCCGTTCCCCGCGTCTCTGATGCTGGGATTCCGCGCGAGCCTCGACCCCGCGCAGTCGGCGACGCTGCGCCCCGATGGCACCGAAATTCTCGACCTGCGCTGGTTCAGCCGCGACGAACTTGCCGCGAGCCTGCCCGACATCGTGCTGCCGAGCCGCACCTCGATCGCCCGCGCGATCATTGAGGACTGGTTCGGCGGGCCGCTCGACGCATGACGACCGTCACGGCAGACCGGCTGCTCGCCCAGCTCGACGACCGACAACGGGAAGTCGCCGAGGCTCTCATCGGTCCCGTCTGCGTGCTCGCGGGCGCCGGCACCGGCAAGACCCGCGCGATCACCCACCGCATCGCCTACGGCGTATCGACGGGGGCGTACGACCCGCGTCGCGTGATGGCGCTCACCTTCACGACCCGCGCGGCCGGTGAACTGCTCGGTCGGTTGCGCGCGCTCGGCGCCGAGGGGGTCGCTGCCCGCACCTTCCACTCGGCGGCGCTGCGCCAACTGGCCTACTTCTGGCCGACGGTCGTCGGCGGCTCCCCGCCCCGCGTGCTCGACGGTAAGGGCCCGCTGCTCGGCCAGGCCGCGCAGTCGTTGCGCATCAGCGTCGACACCGCCGCCCTGCGCGATCTCGCCGCCGAGATCGAGTGGCGCAAGGTTAGCCGGCTGTCGATCGAGCAGTACGCGACCCGGGCGCCGAGCCGCAGCATGCCGGGCGGCCTCACGGTCGAGCAGGTCGTCGACCTCCAACGCCGATACGAAGATGTGAAGGACGAGCGTCGCCAGATCGATTTCGAAGACGTGCTGCTCGCCACCGCCGGGATGCTCGAAAACGAACCGCGGGTCGCCGAGCAGGTTCGCGAGCAGTACCGATTCTTCGTCGTCGACGAGTATCAAGACGTCTCGCCGCTGCAGCACGACCTGCTCATGCTGTGGCTCGGCGGCAGGCGCGAACTGTGTGTCGTCGGCGACGCCTCGCAGACGATCTACTCGTTTACGGGTGCCACGAGCGACTATCTCGTGCGATTCGGCACCGAATTTCCCGAGGCAGCCATCGTGCGGTTGGAAGACAACTACCGGTCGACGCCCGCGATCGTCGACACCGCGAACCGGCTCATGCGCGGTCGGCCCGGCGCCCTGACGTTGCGGGCAGCGACGCCGGGTGCTGATGGCGACAACCGCGTGGAGGGGACGCGGGCGCACGGGGTTGCCCCGAGCATCCGGGGTCACGCCGACGACGCGGCCGAAGCGGCGTACGTCGCCGAGCAGGTCGCTCAGCGCATCGCCGACGGCGCCGCACCGGAATCGATCGCCGTGCTGTACCGCATCAACACCCAGTCGATCGCCCTCGAGGCGGCCTTGCGCCGGCAGGGCATCCCCGTGCAGTCGCGCGCGAACAGTCGATACTTCGACCAGCCCGAGGTTCGCCAGGCGCTCATGCTGTTGCGCGGCGCCTCCGTCGCCGTCGGCGATGAGCCGCTGTTCAAGAGCGTCAGCGACGTGCTCCGGGGTCTCGGCTGGCGGCAGGACCCACCGACCGGCGGCGGGGCCGAACGCGCGCGGTGGGATGCGCTCAACGCGCTGCTGGCGCTCGCCGAGGAGGCGCCCGCCGGAACGACCCTCGCCCAGTTCGTCGACGAGCTGCGCGCCCGCGCCGAGCAGCAGCACGCGCCCACGATCTCGGCGGTCACGCTGTCAACCCTGCACGCCGCGAAGGGCCTCGAGTGGGACCACGTTCACATCGTCGGCCTGTCGGAAGGTCTCGTGCCGATCAGCTACGCGGGCACCGACCTGGCGGCAATCGACGAGGAGCGGCGCCTGCTGTACGTGGGCGTAACCCGCGCGCGACGAACGCTCGACCTGTCGTGGGCGGCGACCGGCGCGAACTCGCGCGGAGAGCGCGCGCCGAGCCGCTTCCTCGCGGAGCTCAGCCCGCCGCGATCGGCGTCACGCCGCTGAGCTCCAGCCCACGGCAGCCGCAGCGCGGCGATGGCTGCCAGGTGCGCTCGGTGCGTGCGCCCGTCTCGGTGTCGAGGCGCACCTGGTGCGTGGCACGCTCGGCGAGCATGCGCACGACCTCGAGTGCCGCCTCGGTCGCGGCCAACTCGGTGTCCGCCGAGGCTTGGGTGCGCCACAGCTGCGGGCTGATCGCCGCCCAGGCGGGGTCGGCGTCGGTGCGCTGCTGCTCGACGCAGGCGATGCACGGGGTGCGGCCGGGATCGACGAGCGGACCGATCGTCACGGCCAGCTCGCCGAACACGACGGGCACGTGCAGGAGGTCGCGGTTCAGCCACCGCAGGTGTTCGAGCGGGTCAACCACGTGGTGGCTGACGAGCACCGCTGCGGCGATACCCGCGGTATCGAGTGCCTCGCCGGTCGCGCCCGTGACGACGCGAAAACCGGCGCTGGCGAGCAACCCTGCGATGCGCGCGGTGGCCGGAACCGCACCGACGACGGCGACGCGCGGTCGGGCCACCGGCTCGGGCGGGGGAGCGAGCGCCGGCTGAATGGCCGCCACGAGCCGCTCGACCCGGTCGAGACGCACTCCGGCGAGTTCGGCGAGTACGTCGAGCCCGTCGCGAGTGACGCCGGTCGCGAGCGCCCCGAGGAGGCGAGCCTCGCCGTCACCGATGTCGTCGATCACCGCGACGACAGGGTCGACGCCGAGCTGGACGGTGCGCGGATCGCGCCAGACAAGGGCTCTGCGCGGGTCGAGTCGGAGGATCATGGCGCACATGATGCGCCCGGTCCGCTAGCCGCAGCGCGGGTTGTGCACAGCCCCGCTACGCGGTCGGCTCGTCGCTCGACGGCGGCTCGTCCGGAGCCTCGCCCGGCCCGCGCTCGACGGGCCGGTCACCCTCCCCGGCGAGCAGATCGCTGAGCGCCTTGTCGAGCGCGTCGGGCTCGGCGGGGCCGTCCGTCATCGACCGGATGCGCGCATCCGGGTCATCGATGTCGGCAGCGGTCGGCATGAGGTCGGGGTGCGCCCAGAGGGCGTCGCGAGCCTCGGTTCCCACGGCGTCGGTGACCTGACGCCAGAAGGCGGCGGCCTCACGCAGTCGTCGCGGTCGCAGTTCGAGCCCGACCAGGGTGGCGAAGGCGCGCTCGGCGGGGCCGCCGGATGCGCGGCGGCGGCGCACCGTCTCGGCAACCGCGTCGGCGCGGGGGATGCGCGTGGTCGCGTCGGCCGTGACCACATCGACCCAGCCCTCGATGAGCGCCAGGGTCGTCTCCAGGCGGGCGAGCGCCTGTTGCTGCGCTTCCGTCTTTGGCTCGATCAACTCTCCGCTGGTGAGTGCGGCTCGGAGGCTGTCGAGGTTCTGCGGATCGAAGCCCTCAGCGAGCGACTCGAGGCGCTCGAGCCGAATCGTGGTGCCGCGCGTTGCATCGGTGATGGCGCTGATCAGATGGGCCCGCAGCCAGCGCGCGTGCCGGAACAGTCGGGCGTGCGCGAGCTCGCGCACCGAGAGGTAGAGCTGCACCTGGTCCGCGGGAATATCGAGGTCGGTGCCGAAAGCTGTCACGTTCTGGGGCAGCAGCGCCGCTTGCACATCGGTTTCGTCGCGGCCCGGCAACAGAGGTATTCCGATGTCGCCGCCCGAAACCACCTCGGCAGAAAGTCGCCCGACGACCTGACCGAGCTGCAGCGCGAAGAGGGCGCCGCCGACCTGTCTCATCATCTGGGAGGCGCCAGCGAGCATCCCCTTCAGTTCTTCCGGAACCTGTTCGGCGAGCACCCGTGTCATCGAGTCGGCGATCGAGGTCGCGACCGGCTCGGCGAGCTCGGTCCACACGGGCATGGTCTGGTGCGCCCACTCGGCGCGGGTGAGCAGCGCCGGCTCGCTCGTCAACTGGGTGATGCCGGTCGCCTCGTCCAGCCACAGCGCGGCGACGCTGAGCGCCTGCCGCAGCCGGTCGAGGTCGAGTTGGGCGGTGCGGGTCGAGCCTTCGGCAGCGATGCGCCCCGCCTCGTCCCGCGCGTTTTGCCAGTCGATGCCGTCGCCCGTGGAATCCATGGCCTTGCGCAGCTGGCCCATGAGTCGCGCCATCATCACCGGGTCTGCGGGCAACCCCGCGGCGCCGGCGAGCTTCGACGGGTCGATGTCGCCCTCCCCGGAGAGGAACTTGCGCATCATGTCGCGGAATTCGTCGTCGTTCGCCCCGAGGGGGTTCTCAGCCATGGTTCCTACGCTAATGCGGTTGCCGGGCGCAGCACCCGGGCGTTCGCCGTAGGCTGACCGGGTTCCCAGTGGCGGCTCAGCCCCCGCCGCAGAAACGTTGATCAAGGAGACGCGTGAGCTTGTTCACCGACGACGACGACGCGCGCGTCGAACAGACGGTACGCCGGGGCGGTCGCCGCGTCGGCCTCCTCATGATGGCCGTCACCGTCTTCGGGATGCTCGGGCTCGCGATTCTGCCCTCGCCGTACGTCATCGAACGGCCCGGCCCCGTCATCGACACCCTGGGTTCTGTGACGGTCGACGGCGTCGACGTTCCCCTCATTGAGATTCCCGACGAGCCGACGTATCCCACCGAGGGGTCGCTCAGCCTGGTGACGGTGAACGTGCTCGGAAACCCCGAGAACTCACCAAGCTGGTTTGAGGTCATGAGGGCGTGGGTCACCCCGTCTCAGTCGGTCGTGCCCGTCGACCAGGTGTTCCCGCCCGGGGTTTCCACCGAGGAGCGCCGCGAGCAGAGCCGCATCGACATGGAGAACTCTCAGCAGGAGGCCGTCGCCGCGGCCCTGCGTGCGATCGGCGAGCCGTACGAAAGTCGCCTCGTCGTGGTCGACCTGCTCGAGGGGAGCCCCGCGGCCAACGTCATCGAACCCGACGACGAGATCGTCGCGGTCAACGGTGTCGCCGTGCGGGATGTGACCGCGCTGCGTGCCGAGATCGCCCGCAACGGTGTGGCGGG
The sequence above is a segment of the Microcella alkaliphila genome. Coding sequences within it:
- a CDS encoding NAD-dependent succinate-semialdehyde dehydrogenase, whose protein sequence is MISESDLLAKVPTQLFIGGEWVGAENGRTLAVNDPSTGNALVEIADASVADGVRALDAAVAVQEEWAATAPRERGEILRRAFELVRERADEFALLMTLEMGKPLAEARGEVAYGNEFLRWFSEEAVRIHGRFGQNPEGTGTIVTSKAPVGPSFLITPWNFPLAMATRKIAPAIAAGCVSVVKPAALTPLTTLYFAQTLVDAGLPKGVVNVVTTSESRALSAEIIADPRLRKLSFTGSTPVGRQLMKQAADGILRTSMELGGNAPFVVFEDADLDKAVDGALLAKFRNIGQACTAANRFLVHSSVADEFARRVTERVAAMRMGRGTEDGVQIGPLVDDNAVAGSHELVADAAGKGATITVGGAIPEGPGSYYPATVLTDVTPDARLLKEEIFGPVLAIVPFDSEEEAVRLANDTEYGLVSYVYTQDLGRGMRMIEKLQTGMMGLNAGVISNAAAPFGGVKQSGIGREGSFEGIEEYLTTKYTFVPRA
- a CDS encoding sigma-70 family RNA polymerase sigma factor, encoding MANDTFDLDVTAEHPIDDEAFAAIDRDRLVTEIAALPSDLRAGMTGILVDGRTYSDVSQELGIRQPELVRIIQRGKAIILRRTAQAG
- a CDS encoding gamma-glutamyl-gamma-aminobutyrate hydrolase family protein, which gives rise to MAALIGLSSYMEQAAMGLWDRPAAVLPRVYSDCVVGTGAAFVALPPQPPTPDAVSRVLDAIDGLIVTGGKDVDARLYGQEPHPENDVPRPDRDQWEIALVRGAIERDLPFLGICRGLQILNVALGGTLIQHLPDVIGSNRYSYGNAVFADNPAITEPGSRLASIVGERLTVKSYHHQAIDRVADGLTVSARGDDGVIQGVDIDGMTFGVAVQWHPEESPDDLRLFAALVDAADA
- the nudC gene encoding NAD(+) diphosphatase — encoded protein: MLRSLTGRLPLSRYRIDRDNATRERPHVFDELWADARTRVLALWRGEVLLTPAQEPALEFLTPDRVPSDALRIYLGRTVDDDPDGGIPAGSPIVAVVVDDATGPTLASDMVRWGNPRTFGHQLCDRDAGLAIEALGIANWHASHQFSPRTGNPTEPGRAGWVRIDVGTGREIFPRTDAAIIVGVTDERDRLVLGSNAQWESNRFSLLAGFVEPGESLEAAVVREVFEESGLRVVDPQYVGSQPWPFPASLMLGFRASLDPAQSATLRPDGTEILDLRWFSRDELAASLPDIVLPSRTSIARAIIEDWFGGPLDA
- a CDS encoding PDZ domain-containing protein is translated as MSLFTDDDDARVEQTVRRGGRRVGLLMMAVTVFGMLGLAILPSPYVIERPGPVIDTLGSVTVDGVDVPLIEIPDEPTYPTEGSLSLVTVNVLGNPENSPSWFEVMRAWVTPSQSVVPVDQVFPPGVSTEERREQSRIDMENSQQEAVAAALRAIGEPYESRLVVVDLLEGSPAANVIEPDDEIVAVNGVAVRDVTALRAEIARNGVAGAADVTIRRDGTEQSVPITPVLSEGTDRVPVIGVLIAGQYEFPIDVRIQLENVGGPSAGMIFALGIIDKLTPGSLSGGAEVAGTGTIAADGSVGRVGGVVQKMHGAVGVGADVFLAPLANCGEISGNIPGDLDVYPVASLNEAIAVLQAVESGAPTDDFARCGQ
- a CDS encoding ATP-dependent helicase — protein: MTTVTADRLLAQLDDRQREVAEALIGPVCVLAGAGTGKTRAITHRIAYGVSTGAYDPRRVMALTFTTRAAGELLGRLRALGAEGVAARTFHSAALRQLAYFWPTVVGGSPPRVLDGKGPLLGQAAQSLRISVDTAALRDLAAEIEWRKVSRLSIEQYATRAPSRSMPGGLTVEQVVDLQRRYEDVKDERRQIDFEDVLLATAGMLENEPRVAEQVREQYRFFVVDEYQDVSPLQHDLLMLWLGGRRELCVVGDASQTIYSFTGATSDYLVRFGTEFPEAAIVRLEDNYRSTPAIVDTANRLMRGRPGALTLRAATPGADGDNRVEGTRAHGVAPSIRGHADDAAEAAYVAEQVAQRIADGAAPESIAVLYRINTQSIALEAALRRQGIPVQSRANSRYFDQPEVRQALMLLRGASVAVGDEPLFKSVSDVLRGLGWRQDPPTGGGAERARWDALNALLALAEEAPAGTTLAQFVDELRARAEQQHAPTISAVTLSTLHAAKGLEWDHVHIVGLSEGLVPISYAGTDLAAIDEERRLLYVGVTRARRTLDLSWAATGANSRGERAPSRFLAELSPPRSASRR
- a CDS encoding APC family permease, giving the protein MSDQPTPISSPSRGAHVADGTSSTSGGHALKRGRIGVIGIVFFVVAASAPLIGMTGAVPVAMVLGNGAAVPGAYLAVGLTLLLFTVGYAAMSRTMTNTGAFFAYVGKGLGVNAGVASAFTAVVAYVTIQLAIYGFFGAVMGGTMAELGIELPWYVWSLIGWVLVTGLSLLSVDIGAKVLGVLLTLEILVLLIVGIASLGSGGPEGIDIAASFSPVAVLAGGFAGTAGIALAFAFASFIGFEATAIYGEESKDPKRTVPVATYVAIAVISVLFAIVSFGVVTGLGASGVVDEVLERSNGLEAPEGVLFSLAEQYVGGWLILPMAVLVITSLFAGLLAFQNAAARYFFAMGRGGVLPKRLAATNGQGAPVGGVIVVSALAALVMVIFAATGLDPVLNLFFWMSSITVIAIVTVEILVSIAVIRHFVKRGDGGLWSTKIAPALSAVVLALGLYLLMSRFNLLAGTAPADVDPSLPESAWLLNPLGWFLVLVPFIALVVGFGVSAARPKNEQLVKDFAS
- a CDS encoding phosphotransferase — its product is MARTPLTLAALATAAVPGLDVVKAERLGTAGGDADIAVLSARDGRTLIMRLPRTPAGEQQQSAELVALRALSDGVRNRLPFAVHRILGTTIVDGTRAIVTDYLDGAPLQLQRITPGQAASIGRAVAAVHALPTSVVGDVGLPQWRPVDVVREAVATLDRAAATGLVPASLLTRWEAATEDQALWQFTPTVINGSLSAGSLLAVGETVTGMLGWSRLQVGDPARDLFWILGSADPAVPEAALDAYTHARGVNDRQVGKRAAFAAELEVARWLLHGTDQRSTEIVDDAVEMLHALLDRVGGDVMHPLAESVDPERRSGSLTEAIDLADGGLAERSVRESGVGSVDEGRE
- a CDS encoding zinc-dependent metalloprotease; translation: MAENPLGANDDEFRDMMRKFLSGEGDIDPSKLAGAAGLPADPVMMARLMGQLRKAMDSTGDGIDWQNARDEAGRIAAEGSTRTAQLDLDRLRQALSVAALWLDEATGITQLTSEPALLTRAEWAHQTMPVWTELAEPVATSIADSMTRVLAEQVPEELKGMLAGASQMMRQVGGALFALQLGQVVGRLSAEVVSGGDIGIPLLPGRDETDVQAALLPQNVTAFGTDLDIPADQVQLYLSVRELAHARLFRHARWLRAHLISAITDATRGTTIRLERLESLAEGFDPQNLDSLRAALTSGELIEPKTEAQQQALARLETTLALIEGWVDVVTADATTRIPRADAVAETVRRRRASGGPAERAFATLVGLELRPRRLREAAAFWRQVTDAVGTEARDALWAHPDLMPTAADIDDPDARIRSMTDGPAEPDALDKALSDLLAGEGDRPVERGPGEAPDEPPSSDEPTA